In Rhodococcus qingshengii JCM 15477, the sequence CTCGGCTTTCCTCGTCGGTGACGAGTTGACCCGCGACGTCTCTCGAGCCTCCGGTAGCGCTGTCGATATTCTTCCGCCTTTCGCTGGAGGCTAGTTCGAGAATTGCCGGCGTAGCTATTTGTGGGCTGCCGACGTATTGTCCTTTTTCGGTTTGCCGGTCCAAATATTCATATCTTGATCACTCCAGCTCAAGTGGCATCTATCTCCGTTTTCTCCATTGTTGGTCAATTGTCCAGCATTGGTCGTTTTGTTTAGTTTCTCCTACTTTTGGGGGAGCGAATGCACTTCGAATTGCCAAGGTGAATTGTCATCTGTTTGGATGACAAAAGAAATACCTTCGCTGTTGGTAATTGTCGACATGTGTTAATTTTGGCGCAATTCCACTCGGGATATGTGAAAGGTATTTCAATGTCGATTAATTCCACGCGCCGTGTCGGAGTCGTCGTAGCACTCCTCGGGGCAGCTGCACTCACCGCTCCGGCAATTGCTACTGCGCTTCCGTCCACCGGTTCTCTCGGCTCTTCTGCGCCGGAAGCCTCCTGCTCGACCCTGTCCACCGAAGCGACGCCGAACGGTTGGGGCATCCCGTTCACCGACGAGAAGGATCAGACCGCGTCGTACTCGGCCGACAACGTTCTCGACAAGGACGGCTCACTGAAGCTGGCCGTTGACGGTACCGGCGATCGTTCGGTTTCCTACCATTCGGCCGGCGGTATCAAGCTGTCCGACGCAGTCGGCAAGGCGATCGGCTTTGCCGAGCGCGCCGCCACGCCGACTGCGGCGTTCCAGCTCCGCCTCACCGGAACGACCGGCGGAAAGTTCGAGAACGGATTCACCACCCTGGTGTGGGTCCCGGGACCCGACGCCACGCCGACAGCTGACGGCGGCGTTCACGCGGATCTCCAGAAGGGCGTGTGGTGGAGCACTCAGAACATCGACGGCGCCAAGGACCGCGTGTCAGTGCCTTTGGCTGACATCGTCGCCGCGAACCCGAACGCGGTAGTCGACCACTACGGCGTCAGTGTGGGCACCGGTTCCGCCGCCACGTCGACGCTGGTCGATGCAGTGCAGTTCAACGGATGCACCACCAACTTCGCGAAGAAGGATCCGGCTTCGGGAACGGGTTCGCTGGGCGACGTCTTCGGCAGCCTGTTCGGTAGCTAGTCGCTGGTAAGAGCTCTGGTAGGAGTTACTTCCACCAGTCATCGAGGGGTGTGACCGGCACCGTGCGCTTGTGACGAGTGTTGGTGAACATCTTCTCGAGCTTCTCGGCTACCTCGGAGGAAACGTCCTTTCCTTCGAGGTAGTCGTCTATCTGTGAGTACGTGACGCCGAGGGCAACTTCGTCGGGTAGCGCGGGTCGGTCGTCCTCGAGGTCGGCGGTCGGCACCTTGCGCCACGTGCTCTCGGGTGCGCCCAATTCCTGCAGCAATGCAGCGCCCTGGCGTTTGCTCAAGCCGGTGAGCGGCGTGATGTCGACACCGCCGTCACCGAATTTCGTGAAGAAGCCGGTAATCGCTTCTGCGGCGTGGTCGGTACCGATCACGAGGTAGCCGAGCTGACCGGCAATCGCATACTGGATGACCATTCGTTCGCGCGCCTTGATGTTGCCGCGGACGAAGTCGCGCAGTTCGCCGTTTCCCAGCGCCTCGGAGGCCTCACGGGCTGTCGCGTCGGCGCCAGGCTTGACGTTGACCGTGAGAGAGCGGTCCGGCTTGATGAAGCCGAGCGCGATCTGAGCATCGGATTCGTCGGCCTGAGCGCCATACGGGAGTCGAACGGCGACGAACTCGGCCTCGAGGCCCTCTTCGCGAAGTTCCGTGACCGCGCGTTGGGCGAGGGCTCCGGCGAGCGTGCTGTCCTGACCGCCGCTGATTCCCAGAACGAACCCTTTGGCGGGGGTCGAGCGCACGTAGTCCTTCAGGAACTGGACTCGCGCGCGAACCTCCGCTGCGGCGTCGATTGTCGGCTTTGTGCCGAGTTCTTCGATGATGCTTTCACGCAGTGTGGCCATGAATGGACTCTAGCGATGTGAGCAGGCGCGTGCAGTGCCACCGTATCCGGGGCGGTACGGTCGCGCACATGAGTGCGAACAACGTTCTGGTGGTCAGTGCGACGAAGTCGGAAGCGGCATACGTGCCGCAAGGATACGAACTGCTGATCACGGGGATTGGAAAGGTCAGTGCTGCAACAGCAGTCGCCTCTGCTCTCGCGCGGGACGAGCGGGATGATCTGCCGCTGGTCGTCAACATCGGGACAGCCGGTGCGCTGCACGCGCACCACGGCGGCCTCTATGTTCCCGGCGTCGTCATCAATCACGACATCAGCAGCACCGCGATCCGAGCGCTGGGGCACGACGTCGCGGACCGTTTGGTGCTCGCCGGCGGTGACGACTCGGTGTTGGCGACCGGCGACGCATTCATCGCCGACGCTGCAACCCGGGACGCCCTTGCACAGCGAGCCGATCTGGTCGACATGGAGGGGTTTGCCATCGCATTCGCCGCGCAGGCTGCGGGTGCTACCTGCCGACTCGTCAAACACGTCAGCGATCACGCGGACGACTCGGCCTTGGACTGGCCCGCGATGATCGATGCCAGCGCCCGCGAGTTGGGGCGCTGGCTGCTCGACAACGTCTGATCGAGCCTGCAGCGTCTGGTCAAGCCTGCGCAGTCAGTATCAATCCGGTGTCGTCGGGCTTGCGCAGGGTCAGCGTGTCGGCGTCGACGGTGTAGCTCACTTCGCCGTCGAGCACCGCCAGGATCTGGCGCTCGATGTCCATGTTCTCCTCGGGGCAAGCCATACGCGTGGTTGCCATCGGCGTGAACGTGACTGTGGTGTCGGACGTCTGGGCGCTTCCGGTCATGCGATTGCATCCGGTGCTCCCGCTGACCGAACCGTCTGCGGCAATCGTCAGTTCGGGAGCTGACGTCTCCAGAGCCAGGCTCGTACTGATCGCATCGGGACTGATGAGGGACGTGACAGTCCACGTCGTGCCCTGCAGCGGTCGATCCGGCGTGACGATTTTCTTGTCCTGCAGGGTGACTGTGGCGTCCTTCGATGTCAGGACGAGGGTGTCGCCGTCGAGGCTCCACGCCGGCGCAGCGGTCAGCAATGTTGTTGTCCAGGAGTCGGATTCGGCGATGCCGGGAGGGCAGCCCATCATGGTCGACGCCATGGTGCCGGTGGTCAGCTTGCCGTCGGTGAACTCGACCGAACCGTTTGCCGTGTTGCATCCGGCGCTCGCGGACACTCGACCGGCCTGGCTGAAGTCGAGAGTCAGCGGGCCGCCGCCGGGAATTTGTGTTCCATCCACGGAGGTCGAGATGAACACACGACCGGAGGGATCCGTCTTGTCCTCGGGGGAGTCGGACGAAGCGGAGCAACCGCTTACCGCGGCGATGGTCAGGAAGCCGATGACGGCAGCAGCGATGCGCATGGGCTCACATTAAGCGGTGGGACGGATCGGGGGAG encodes:
- the nadE gene encoding ammonia-dependent NAD(+) synthetase, which translates into the protein MATLRESIIEELGTKPTIDAAAEVRARVQFLKDYVRSTPAKGFVLGISGGQDSTLAGALAQRAVTELREEGLEAEFVAVRLPYGAQADESDAQIALGFIKPDRSLTVNVKPGADATAREASEALGNGELRDFVRGNIKARERMVIQYAIAGQLGYLVIGTDHAAEAITGFFTKFGDGGVDITPLTGLSKRQGAALLQELGAPESTWRKVPTADLEDDRPALPDEVALGVTYSQIDDYLEGKDVSSEVAEKLEKMFTNTRHKRTVPVTPLDDWWK
- a CDS encoding nucleosidase gives rise to the protein MSANNVLVVSATKSEAAYVPQGYELLITGIGKVSAATAVASALARDERDDLPLVVNIGTAGALHAHHGGLYVPGVVINHDISSTAIRALGHDVADRLVLAGGDDSVLATGDAFIADAATRDALAQRADLVDMEGFAIAFAAQAAGATCRLVKHVSDHADDSALDWPAMIDASARELGRWLLDNV
- a CDS encoding META domain-containing protein; this translates as MRIAAAVIGFLTIAAVSGCSASSDSPEDKTDPSGRVFISTSVDGTQIPGGGPLTLDFSQAGRVSASAGCNTANGSVEFTDGKLTTGTMASTMMGCPPGIAESDSWTTTLLTAAPAWSLDGDTLVLTSKDATVTLQDKKIVTPDRPLQGTTWTVTSLISPDAISTSLALETSAPELTIAADGSVSGSTGCNRMTGSAQTSDTTVTFTPMATTRMACPEENMDIERQILAVLDGEVSYTVDADTLTLRKPDDTGLILTAQA